One window of Verrucomicrobiia bacterium genomic DNA carries:
- a CDS encoding serine hydrolase, with translation MAHTNTLQQQPLLTRQRLATIRLWTLRALRTMALGVILATVSSVVLQLAYPRFMTLPQTRIGGEAVGFRNRQQLFITLAHKEQGNLKIQSGDLTLQQKPADVGLGFDINKDIQTATQYSWKQRLVPFSFFTQVRDIPHYSLRVDEAKARAYALSLAAHDRAPINAAVKLEGTKVTIEKGQAGYSFVEKDMMAAIHATKLDRVMTTTIIPRVVEPEIPESVAVEAAGILQQRLSKPLTVKAADKEAIFDVATIATWTKLTPDPANKKLVVSYDREKVKAALAPLAAKVYVASAPQTATLVDGAIASHSGGQDGRALSTDATADAMVKALSENKESIEGSVQPVVFVQRATRTYTRSSRGVQALLDYWSQSNGGQWGVVVRNFGGDISASHNGNKQFTSASVYKIYIAYVVYTKVNGGQMSMDSATGNGQSVASCMELMIVRSDNGCATALGDMIGWGASNGMLYAKGFNSTTIAYGGQVTTPNDVANYLFALESGGLLSGAHRSDMLSKMGRGIYRYAIPAGSPGMHVANKLGALGAYNHDVAIVYHPKGAYVLSVFTTGSSHAKIRELAAQINALLNQ, from the coding sequence ATGGCACACACAAACACCCTCCAGCAGCAACCTCTCCTAACCAGACAGCGTCTGGCTACTATCCGGCTCTGGACACTACGCGCTCTGCGTACCATGGCGCTGGGTGTGATCCTGGCGACGGTCAGCAGCGTTGTGCTACAGCTGGCCTACCCCCGTTTTATGACTTTGCCCCAGACTCGTATTGGGGGCGAGGCAGTGGGTTTCAGGAATCGTCAGCAGCTATTTATAACGCTGGCCCACAAAGAGCAGGGAAACCTAAAAATTCAGAGCGGCGACCTAACGCTTCAGCAAAAGCCCGCTGACGTAGGGCTTGGCTTTGATATCAACAAGGATATTCAGACTGCTACTCAGTACAGTTGGAAACAGCGGCTGGTACCGTTTTCTTTCTTTACCCAAGTACGCGATATTCCTCACTACAGTCTTAGGGTGGACGAGGCCAAGGCGCGTGCCTATGCACTCAGCCTAGCTGCCCATGACAGGGCACCCATAAATGCTGCCGTGAAGCTAGAGGGTACAAAGGTAACAATAGAGAAGGGGCAGGCCGGCTACAGCTTTGTCGAGAAAGACATGATGGCCGCCATCCATGCCACAAAGCTGGATCGCGTCATGACGACGACTATTATTCCTCGGGTGGTCGAGCCGGAAATTCCAGAGTCTGTAGCAGTCGAGGCAGCCGGTATTTTGCAGCAACGTTTGTCTAAGCCACTGACTGTCAAGGCTGCCGACAAGGAAGCTATCTTTGATGTGGCTACTATCGCCACCTGGACCAAGCTGACACCAGATCCTGCCAACAAGAAGTTGGTAGTCAGCTATGACCGCGAAAAAGTAAAAGCCGCACTGGCACCATTGGCTGCCAAAGTATATGTAGCCTCGGCCCCTCAGACGGCTACTTTGGTCGACGGAGCCATTGCTTCGCACAGTGGCGGTCAAGATGGTCGAGCCCTGAGCACAGATGCTACGGCCGATGCCATGGTAAAAGCCCTCAGCGAAAACAAGGAGAGCATTGAAGGTTCCGTACAGCCAGTGGTATTTGTGCAACGCGCTACCCGTACCTATACCCGCAGCAGCCGTGGTGTGCAGGCGCTTTTGGACTATTGGTCCCAGAGCAATGGCGGTCAGTGGGGCGTGGTGGTGCGCAATTTTGGGGGCGACATTTCGGCCAGCCACAATGGTAATAAACAGTTTACAAGCGCCAGCGTATACAAAATTTATATCGCCTACGTGGTGTATACCAAGGTAAATGGCGGCCAGATGAGCATGGACAGTGCGACTGGCAACGGTCAGTCGGTGGCTAGTTGTATGGAGCTCATGATCGTTCGCTCGGACAATGGCTGCGCAACTGCACTGGGCGACATGATTGGGTGGGGTGCCAGCAACGGCATGTTGTATGCCAAAGGCTTTAATTCGACCACTATTGCCTACGGCGGGCAAGTTACCACGCCTAACGATGTCGCCAACTATTTGTTTGCGCTAGAATCTGGCGGTCTGCTCAGTGGTGCGCACCGAAGCGATATGTTGTCTAAGATGGGGCGGGGTATTTACCGCTACGCCATTCCGGCTGGCTCGCCTGGCATGCATGTTGCCAATAAGCTGGGAGCACTCGGCGCCTATAACCATGATGTTGCGATTGTGTACCATCCCAAAGGTGCCTATGTATTGTCGGTATTTACGACTGGGTCTAGCCATGCAAAGATCCGTGAACTCGCCGCCCAAATAAACGCTCTGCTCAATCAATAA
- the ychF gene encoding redox-regulated ATPase YchF, producing MSSLQIGIVGLPNVGKSTLFNALTDNDILAANYPFATIEPNTGIVPLPDNRLQKLADLYNSKKIVPATVTFVDIAGLVAGASQGEGLGNQFLANIRSCNAICHVVRAFSDPNVQHVDDQHDPQKDIDVINTELVLADLQTVQKRLPRVDKEARANPKLRPLAETLQMVHDTLNEGTPLSALDGLDMEHIADLQLLTAKPIIYLFNVDEEALADESKKQQLSDMVKPAQAVFVCAKLESELKGLDDTDRSELLESYGVHQSGLVQLTHTAYDTLGLQSYLTAGEQEVRAWTVRKGATAPQAAGVIHGDFERGFIAAQIVDYHDLLAAGSEAAAKAAGKVRTEGKTYIMQPDDVVEFRFNV from the coding sequence ATGAGTTCACTTCAAATTGGAATTGTGGGTCTGCCAAATGTTGGCAAGTCTACGCTGTTCAACGCCCTGACTGACAACGACATTTTGGCAGCCAATTATCCTTTTGCCACCATAGAACCCAACACTGGCATTGTCCCCTTGCCAGACAACAGGCTGCAGAAATTAGCCGACCTGTATAACAGCAAAAAAATAGTGCCCGCAACGGTTACCTTTGTTGACATAGCCGGTCTGGTGGCTGGCGCCTCTCAGGGCGAGGGCCTGGGCAACCAGTTCCTGGCCAATATCCGGAGCTGCAATGCTATTTGTCATGTGGTGCGGGCCTTTAGCGACCCCAACGTGCAACATGTGGACGACCAGCATGACCCCCAGAAAGACATAGACGTCATCAACACCGAACTGGTGCTAGCAGACCTGCAAACCGTCCAGAAGCGCCTGCCCCGCGTAGACAAAGAAGCCCGGGCCAACCCCAAGCTACGGCCCCTGGCCGAAACGCTGCAGATGGTTCACGACACGCTTAATGAAGGGACGCCCCTGTCTGCCCTAGACGGCCTGGACATGGAGCACATTGCAGACCTGCAGCTTCTGACAGCCAAGCCGATTATTTACTTGTTCAACGTCGACGAAGAAGCGCTGGCAGATGAATCCAAGAAGCAGCAGCTGTCTGATATGGTAAAGCCCGCGCAGGCAGTCTTTGTATGTGCCAAATTAGAATCTGAGCTAAAGGGCCTGGACGACACAGACCGCAGCGAACTGCTAGAGAGTTACGGCGTACACCAGTCCGGTCTGGTACAGCTGACCCATACCGCCTATGACACACTGGGTCTGCAAAGCTACCTGACCGCAGGCGAGCAAGAGGTACGGGCCTGGACCGTACGCAAAGGCGCTACCGCCCCGCAAGCCGCCGGTGTTATTCACGGCGATTTCGAGCGTGGGTTTATCGCCGCCCAGATTGTCGACTATCACGACCTACTAGCTGCTGGCTCGGAAGCTGCCGCCAAGGCCGCGGGCAAGGTCCGTACCGAGGGCAAAACCTATATCATGCAACCTGATGATGTTGTGGAGTTTCGGTTTAACGTATAG
- a CDS encoding DUF4260 domain-containing protein gives MDQALAKKPWATKRSSLVLRAECFLVLIITTYAFRTLGGNWWLFAAIFVSIDLFMLGYLVNNHIGGLAYNLGHSYIVPRVLLIIGLFGGFTELTLAMLAWNAHISLDRALGFGLKHERFHVTHLGPIGIKKSS, from the coding sequence ATGGACCAAGCACTAGCCAAAAAACCTTGGGCGACAAAGAGAAGTAGTCTGGTGCTCCGCGCGGAATGTTTTTTGGTGCTCATTATCACCACATATGCCTTTCGCACGCTGGGTGGCAACTGGTGGCTTTTTGCGGCTATATTTGTGAGCATTGACCTGTTTATGCTGGGCTACCTAGTCAACAATCACATCGGCGGGCTGGCGTATAACCTGGGACATAGCTATATCGTTCCCCGTGTCCTACTGATCATTGGATTGTTCGGTGGATTTACAGAACTTACCCTCGCCATGCTAGCCTGGAACGCTCATATTAGCCTGGACCGAGCACTGGGATTCGGCCTGAAGCACGAGAGATTCCATGTAACTCACCTAGGTCCTATAGGAATCAAGAAGTCTTCGTAG
- a CDS encoding 2'-5' RNA ligase family protein, with translation MRELKTNPQSIAYGIPSFQKGQVFDSEWPLHITLVPRFHDARPRRLLRELDGLAQRTRSIEVKVGEHALLGPEGNVPVELVETGKDLRTFHTNLMACVVRASGVLDDVSYVGYKYNAHISNRQDLEVDDLYIIDGFALMAETTPERYEVQEVFKLHD, from the coding sequence GTGAGAGAGTTAAAGACTAATCCACAATCAATTGCCTACGGCATTCCGTCCTTCCAAAAAGGCCAGGTTTTCGACAGCGAATGGCCACTCCATATCACCTTGGTGCCTCGGTTTCATGATGCCCGGCCCCGAAGGTTGTTACGTGAGTTAGATGGTCTGGCTCAGCGTACTCGTTCTATCGAAGTCAAAGTGGGCGAACATGCCTTGCTTGGGCCAGAGGGGAACGTTCCAGTCGAGCTGGTCGAGACGGGCAAGGATTTGCGCACTTTCCATACAAATCTGATGGCTTGTGTGGTAAGAGCTAGTGGCGTGCTCGATGACGTCAGCTACGTGGGCTACAAATATAATGCCCATATTTCCAACCGCCAAGATCTGGAGGTGGACGATCTGTACATTATCGACGGCTTTGCACTCATGGCCGAAACCACTCCAGAACGCTACGAAGTGCAGGAAGTATTCAAGCTACATGACTAA
- a CDS encoding type II toxin-antitoxin system VapC family toxin — MTGAQFVLDTSAYSGFNRGDKRLKTWLHADNQIVVPLVVIGELRAGFSLGTKRKENEELLQKLLDSPNVITATITDKTTILFAEIYRRLRQAGTPIGTNDMWIAALALEHDSLLLTLDSDFYRVPDLLVAKL, encoded by the coding sequence ATGACAGGTGCTCAGTTCGTGCTTGATACCAGTGCATATTCTGGCTTTAACCGTGGTGACAAGCGACTCAAGACTTGGCTCCATGCCGACAATCAAATAGTCGTGCCCTTAGTGGTGATAGGTGAGTTGCGTGCTGGGTTTTCTCTGGGGACTAAACGCAAGGAGAACGAAGAACTACTACAAAAACTCCTGGATAGTCCAAATGTCATTACAGCCACAATAACTGACAAAACAACTATATTATTCGCGGAAATATATCGCCGGCTTCGACAAGCCGGGACGCCAATCGGCACTAACGATATGTGGATAGCGGCGCTCGCATTGGAGCATGACAGTCTGCTCTTGACGCTCGACTCGGATTTTTATCGAGTCCCAGATCTTTTGGTAGCAAAGCTTTAA
- a CDS encoding TlyA family RNA methyltransferase, with protein MTKSRLDHALVARGLVPTRSQAESYIRLGKVVVNKKIITKPGTMVYDEDVMRLTTKEQYVSRAGLKLSSVSKALGLDFRDKVVLDVGSSTGGFTDYALQHGARKVIAIEVGTDQLHHTLRGDDRIELHEKTDIRDVRELSDAPDVVVIDVSFISLRDILPTVAALGTNKTEVIAMVKPQFEATESSLKHKGVIKNDAMRRKILQDFETWAKSVFVITNKADSEVAGEKGNKERFYLLKKSR; from the coding sequence ATGACTAAGTCTCGCCTTGACCATGCGCTGGTGGCCCGAGGTTTGGTACCAACGCGCAGTCAGGCAGAGAGCTACATACGTCTGGGCAAAGTGGTAGTAAATAAAAAGATTATCACCAAGCCCGGCACCATGGTGTATGACGAAGATGTCATGAGGCTCACTACCAAAGAGCAGTATGTCAGCCGGGCGGGCCTAAAACTGTCCAGTGTTAGCAAGGCGTTGGGTCTGGATTTTCGGGACAAGGTCGTGCTGGACGTGGGCAGCAGTACTGGCGGCTTCACGGACTATGCATTGCAGCATGGCGCCCGGAAGGTGATTGCGATCGAGGTGGGCACCGACCAGCTGCACCACACCCTGCGCGGTGATGATCGGATTGAGCTGCATGAAAAGACCGATATCCGTGATGTGCGCGAACTATCTGACGCGCCAGACGTAGTGGTTATAGATGTCTCGTTTATATCGTTGCGCGATATACTGCCCACGGTTGCAGCCCTGGGCACCAATAAAACAGAGGTGATTGCTATGGTAAAGCCGCAGTTTGAAGCCACCGAAAGCAGTCTGAAGCACAAGGGTGTGATCAAGAATGATGCAATGCGTCGCAAGATCCTGCAAGACTTTGAGACATGGGCAAAAAGCGTGTTTGTTATTACCAACAAAGCCGATTCGGAAGTAGCTGGCGAGAAGGGGAACAAAGAGCGATTCTACCTGCTCAAGAAGTCCCGCTGA
- a CDS encoding DUF2817 domain-containing protein, protein MHTNVTKTPLLLLTRTGSTKSRIARGMGKLVAVAKRWVTFNNLALVTGLCVTAATLFYAAAFLWPRSVVFSYATDTCLAQPVLFPRLVSQTKNAHYSAAAQPSLSVAGYPLYSHSTCFSPLAAPQENHTNTVTLHAAAFKKQIRVTTNTFPAVMNQAALEKPIPVQEPLDLQLTEYDRIFDYQLQAGDRKVACNKQDTSLKCDVTQMGLSQSAKYDFTLERQYKGQAAGTLFTRTLSTVQSVIVVGSSIPHTYIVYHAPIELVLTLNRPAVSVQGVHLYQVAGQRQEIPTTASVSGTTLTVRFGQPLARSAQFTVSIDTIKAEDGGSLTAPFTQDFKTSGGPKVLGTNIGSYKVSTSGSITLTFDSALSATQATNNFIRLEAGGTAVAAGVQVRGNTAVITPDTPLPRCAALTIKVVDGLQNSYGISGGSAWQFKSRTICQSVFSIGTSVQGRGITAYSFGSGPSKVVFVGGTHGDEKSSSIILSRWVDYLEASGAIPGGRTIVIVPTLNPDGYAVNRRTNAHNVDLNRNFPANNWKSGVAMPDKSFNPSGGGSAPLSEPESAALASYVTGASLVLTYHAVAGVVMPNGSVNSDSLAHLYDQKSNVGYAASSATGELFEYDTTGALEDWLHDKRGIPALLIELWTKTGNEYASHQAAMQAVIQ, encoded by the coding sequence ATGCACACGAACGTTACCAAAACACCCCTGTTATTGCTGACTCGTACGGGATCGACAAAAAGCCGTATCGCTCGGGGCATGGGCAAGCTAGTGGCTGTTGCAAAGAGGTGGGTCACCTTCAATAATCTAGCCCTGGTGACGGGGTTGTGCGTAACTGCGGCAACCTTATTCTATGCCGCTGCCTTTCTGTGGCCTCGCAGTGTCGTCTTCTCGTATGCCACTGACACCTGCCTGGCACAACCCGTACTATTTCCTCGGCTCGTTTCACAGACAAAGAACGCGCATTATTCTGCAGCTGCCCAGCCTAGTCTGTCGGTTGCTGGGTATCCCCTCTATTCCCATAGTACTTGCTTTAGCCCCCTAGCTGCTCCCCAGGAAAACCATACCAACACCGTCACGCTGCATGCTGCGGCGTTCAAAAAACAAATACGCGTAACCACCAACACTTTTCCAGCTGTCATGAATCAGGCGGCACTGGAAAAACCCATTCCTGTGCAGGAACCGCTGGATCTGCAGCTTACAGAGTATGACCGTATCTTTGATTACCAATTGCAGGCCGGCGACCGCAAGGTAGCCTGCAACAAGCAAGACACCTCACTCAAGTGTGATGTCACTCAGATGGGCTTGAGTCAGTCAGCCAAATACGACTTCACCCTGGAGCGACAATACAAGGGTCAAGCAGCGGGCACCCTGTTCACACGTACCTTGTCTACGGTGCAGAGTGTCATTGTCGTTGGATCAAGCATTCCTCATACATATATTGTGTATCACGCACCAATCGAGCTGGTGCTGACCCTGAATCGCCCTGCTGTATCGGTGCAAGGTGTCCATCTATATCAGGTGGCTGGCCAAAGACAAGAGATACCTACCACAGCGTCAGTTAGCGGCACCACACTAACCGTTCGCTTTGGGCAACCTTTGGCTCGCAGCGCGCAGTTCACAGTATCAATTGACACCATCAAGGCCGAAGACGGCGGATCGCTCACTGCACCATTCACCCAAGACTTTAAGACATCCGGTGGCCCGAAGGTTTTGGGCACCAATATCGGAAGCTATAAAGTTTCAACCAGTGGCAGCATAACCCTCACTTTTGACTCTGCCCTATCCGCAACCCAAGCAACGAACAACTTTATTCGGCTGGAAGCCGGCGGCACCGCGGTTGCAGCAGGCGTACAAGTACGTGGCAACACCGCAGTCATCACCCCCGACACGCCGCTGCCACGCTGCGCTGCGCTAACTATCAAAGTAGTAGATGGCCTGCAAAACTCCTACGGTATCTCTGGCGGATCAGCCTGGCAGTTCAAGTCACGCACCATCTGCCAGTCGGTCTTTAGTATTGGCACCTCGGTCCAGGGCCGTGGCATAACTGCCTACAGTTTTGGCAGCGGCCCCAGCAAGGTGGTGTTTGTAGGCGGTACGCATGGGGACGAGAAAAGCTCTAGTATCATCCTCAGTCGCTGGGTAGATTACCTGGAGGCCAGTGGCGCTATCCCCGGTGGCCGAACAATCGTTATCGTTCCTACACTCAACCCCGACGGCTATGCAGTCAACCGTCGCACCAATGCCCATAACGTAGACCTCAACCGCAACTTCCCTGCCAACAACTGGAAGTCCGGCGTGGCCATGCCAGACAAGTCCTTCAACCCGTCTGGCGGTGGCTCAGCTCCGCTGTCAGAGCCAGAGTCTGCTGCCCTAGCTAGTTATGTCACTGGTGCCAGCCTGGTGCTCACCTATCACGCCGTAGCTGGTGTGGTTATGCCCAATGGCTCGGTCAACAGTGATTCTTTGGCACATCTGTACGACCAGAAGTCCAATGTCGGATACGCCGCCAGCAGTGCCACGGGCGAACTGTTTGAATACGACACCACCGGTGCCCTTGAAGACTGGCTACACGACAAGCGCGGCATACCTGCCCTGCTCATAGAACTGTGGACCAAAACCGGCAATGAATACGCAAGCCATCAGGCCGCTATGCAAGCCGTCATACAGTAG
- a CDS encoding NUDIX domain-containing protein, with the protein MRINVSVIVTHNKQVLLMQRSLTDDYFAGAWGIPGGYMEPDEMYLEETAIRETMEEMGVRIKPTGVIANNRNNDTDTFYLVVSAELENPDDYPKNIKLSEEANDFKWVGKDEIDNLEFTPYTIDRVRKALAEA; encoded by the coding sequence ATGCGTATAAATGTCAGCGTGATCGTAACCCACAATAAACAAGTCCTGCTGATGCAGCGCAGCCTAACGGACGATTATTTTGCTGGCGCGTGGGGCATCCCTGGTGGCTATATGGAACCGGACGAGATGTACCTGGAAGAAACAGCTATCCGCGAGACCATGGAAGAAATGGGCGTAAGGATTAAGCCCACGGGTGTAATTGCAAATAACAGGAACAACGACACCGATACCTTCTACCTCGTTGTGTCCGCCGAGCTAGAAAATCCTGACGACTATCCCAAGAACATCAAGCTATCCGAAGAGGCCAATGATTTCAAATGGGTTGGCAAGGATGAGATTGATAATCTGGAATTTACACCCTACACCATCGATCGTGTACGCAAGGCGTTAGCGGAGGCGTAG